The stretch of DNA GGCGCGCCGCCGGCCATCGTCACCGTGCACAGCTTCACCCCGGCCTGGCGCGGGGTGGCGCGGCCCTGGCAGGTCGGCATCCTGTGGGACCGGGACGAGCGCCTCGCCGGCCCGCTGATCGCGGGCCTGAGAGCGGATCCGGCCGGGTTCACGGTGGGCGACAACCAGCCCTATGGCGGCGGCCTGCCGGGCGACACGATCGACCGGCACGCCCTGGCGCGGGGGTTGCCCAACGCGCTCATCGAGATCCGCCAGGACCTGATCGGCGACGAGGCCGGGGCCGAGGACTGGGCCGCGCGGTTTGCCGCCCTGCTGGGGCCGTTGGTCGCCCGCGCTTGACCGGGCGGGCAACCGCGCCCCACCTCACGCGTCTACGATTTTTCGAGGGAATCCCACGATGGACGGCATCGACGAGAAAACCCGCACCGAGCTCGAGGCCGCGGTCTTCCGCCGCCTGGTGTCGCACCTCCAGGGGCGCACCGACGTGCAGAACATCGACCTGATGAACCTCGCCGGGTTCTGCCGGAACTGCCTGTCGAACTGGCTCAAGGACGCGGCGGATACCCGCGGTCTCCCGCTCACCAAGGACCAGAGCCGCGAGCACGTCTACGGCATGCCCTACGACGAGTGGAAGGCGCGCCACCAGAACGAGGCGACCCCCGAGCAGGCGGCGGCCTTCGCGGCGCGGGCGGAGACGCATTGAGGGCGCGGCCGCGCCGGGGCGGGGCTGTCCGAGAACACTTTCGAGACGAGAAGGGCGCGGGTTCCACCCTCTCCCGCGGGCGGGGAGAGGCCTTCGCACCCCTTGCCGGGTGCGAAGGTAGCCCGAAGGGCGAGGGTGAGGGGGTGTTCCCGGATGAGGCTCCTCCGGCACCTCCCCCTCACCCTCGCTCCGGCTTTCGCCTGCGCTTCTTTCGCCCCCGGCAAGGGGGGCGAAAGCCTCTCCCCGCCCGCGGGGAGAGGGGATTTCCCACGCCACTCTTCTCACCGCACAGCAGCAAGGGCGGCAGGCGACTGAATCCCCACGGGATCACACCACCCCGAATCCGGCAGCGCAAGAACTCGGTAAGGTTGCGCATCTATCAAGATCCGGGAGGGCGAGCCGAAGGCCGCCATCCGTCAGTGGGTTGGGGTGCCTGATGGCCGCGTCCGCCCCGGCGGCACGACAGACCCATCGGCAAGGAGACCGTGAATGAACGCGCACAGCATGCCGGACGCCGACGTCGCCTCGTCGGGCGTCGCCGCCGAGGAGCTCAAGCAGTTCATCGAGCGCATCGAGCGCCTGGAGGAGGAGAAGGCCGGCCTCCAGGGCGACATCAAGGACGTGATGCTCGAGCTCAAGGGCCGCGGCTTCGACGTGAAGGCGGTCCGTACCATCCTGCGCCTGCGCAAGAAGGACCATTCCGAGCGCCAGGAGGAAGAGGCGATCCTGGAGCTGTACATGCAGGCGCTGGGCATGGCGTAGCCGTCCCGGGCGGAACCGGCGCCGCCTCTTCGAGCGTTTGGGACCGATGGAGACACCGACGCAAGCGGAGCCCGGAGGCTTTCGCTACGCCGACCTCACCCCGGCGACCGACTTCCTCACCATCCTCGACGACGCGCTCTACCGCGCCGTCCCGGAGGGCTGGTGGGTGGCGGTCACCGACGTGGTCGATTCGAGCGGCGCCATCGCGGCGGGGCGCTACCGGGCGGTGAACTTCGTCGGGGCGGCGGTGATCGCGGCCCTGCGCAACGCCCTCGGGCGGCGCGAGATGCAGCAGGACCTTGCCTTCGTGTTCGGGGGCGACGGGGCGAGCGTGCTGGTCGCGCCCGGCGAGGACGCGGCGGCGCGAGAGGCGCTCGCCGCGACCGTGACCTGGGCCCGCGACGCGATGGGGCTGTCCCTGCGCGCCGCCCTGGTGCCGGTGGCGGCGATCCGCGCGGCCGGCCACGCGGTCGAGGTGGCGCGCTACGCGCCGTCGCCGGATGTCGCCTACGCCATGTTCATGGGCGGAGGCCTCGCCTTCGCCGAGCGTGCCCTCAAGCAGGGTCTCTACGCGGTCGCGCCGGCGCAAGCGGGCACGCAGCCGGACCTCACCGGGCTGACCTGCCGGTTCGAGCCGGCGCGGGCCCGCCACGGCCTGATCCTGTCGATCCTGGTGGTGGCCGCCGAGGGTGCCGACCGGGACGCCGCCCGGGCGGCGATCGCCGACGTGGTGCGGCTGGCCGCCGAGGCGCCGTCCCGCGGCCATCCCCTGCCGCCGGGCGGGCCCGCCTTGCACTGGCCGCCGCCGGGATTCTCCCACGAGGTGCGGGCCCGCGGCCCCCTGTGGGGCTCCCTGCTGCTGCGGCGCCTCCACCTTCTCGGCGCGACGGTCGTCGCCCACCTGATCTTCCGCTTCGGCCTGCGCGTCGGCGGGTTCTCCGCGCCGCGCTACCTCGACGAACTGGTGGCGAACGCCGATTTCCGGAAATACGACGACGGCCTGCGCATGACCCTCGATTGCGGGCCCGACCTCGCGGCGCGGATCGAGGCGCGGCTGGAGGCCGCCGAGGCGGCGGGGCTGGTGCGGTTCGGCCTGCACCGCCAGGCCGCGGCGCTCACCACCTGCATCACCCCGGTCGCGGCGTTGCGCGACCACGTCCACTTCGTCGACGGCGAGGATGGCGGCTACGCGCGGGCGGCGCAGGCGCTGAAGGCGAAGGAGGCCGCGCGCCGCGCGGATGGGCAGCCAGGGTCCGCAACCCGCGCGGCTGGCGCGGATCCGGGCACCGAATCGGCCCGGAGGCCGGTTTGAGGCGAGAGCGTGGCTGCGGAACCGGGCGGGCAGGCGATCGGTCGCAGCCCACCCTTGCGTCAAGAGAAGGGACTTGGTGACCAGACTCACCGTATATCCCGCCTTTCCGATTCGAACTGGAACAGAGCCCCCTTGGAAATGAACGACGCGGTGTGGACGGCTGAGGCGACCGAGAAGGCGGTCGCGCTGTGGATCGATGGACATGACCCGGCGGAGATCGCCGGCGTGATCGGCACGACGGTCGCCGATGTGATCGGCCGCGTGGCGCAGGCCGCACTGGCGCGGCAGCAGGCCAAGGCGGCGGAGAAGGCTGCGGCGGCCAAGGTCGCGGCACTCCCTGCGGTCCCCAGAGTGGAGCCGGTCGCCCGGGTCGAGCCCGCGCGGGCCGAGCCGGTGCCGCCGGCCGCCAAGGCGGAGCCCATCAAGGCCGAAGCCAAGGCCGAGCCCGCCAAGCCGGCCCCCCGGATCCTCCCTTCCCGGATCCTCACCGCGGATGCCGCCCCCGCCAAGGTCGTGACCAAGGCGGCTCCGGCCAAGCCTCCGGTCGCCAAGCCTCCGGTCGCCAAGCCCGCGGCGGCGACCACGAAGCCCGCGGCGGCGCCCGTCGCGAAGCCCGCGGCACCGGTCGCCGAGAAGCCGGCCGCCAAGCCGGTCGTCGCCCCGCCGGCCCCCCGGGTCGAGGCGCCGGTGATGAGCGCGCGCGCCCTCGAGGAGGCCACCCGGGCGTTCCTGGCCGCCAACATGGCGCCGTCCCGCAAGGCGGCGCCCGCCCCGAAGGCCGCCCCGGCCCCCGCAGCCAGGGCCGAGGCCCCGCGGGTCCAGGCCCCGCCGCGCCCTGTCGAGGCTCCCGCCCGTCCGGTCGCCCCCGTCGTCCAGGCGGCCCCCGTCGCGGCGCCCGCGCCCATGATGACCGCTCCCGTCCCGGCCGAGACGACCGAGGGCGGCAGCCTCGTCGCGCTGCCGATGTCCCGCCGAGTGCCGGCGGCCGCGGCCGATGGCGGCGACGGCGTGCTGTTCCTCAAGGCCGGCCTGCTCGACTGCACCTTCCCGCTCTGGGCCGACGGCGACGGCACGGCGATCGAGTCGAAGCGCGTCTGCGGCTGCCGGGTGCTCACCGGCAAGCGCTGGTGCCGCACCCACTACGCCACCGTGTTCGAGCCGCCGAAGCGGCCGATGCGGGCGGCCTGATGTCGATCCGGGCCCCGACCGGGGCCCGGATCCGTCATCCCGGCAGCACCACCATCACGTCCGGCTCGCGCCCGGTGGCCAGGGTGCCCTGGACGCGCCGCCCGTCGAGACCGACGACCGCGATCCGGTCGTCCTCCAGGGCCGCGAAGGCCAGCGGGCTCGACGGATGGCGGGCGAGCGCCACCGGCGCGGCCCCGAGCGGCACCACCGCCATCTCCTTCAGCGCAGGATCGAGGAGCGACAGGCTCTTCTCGGCGTAGTTCGCCAGGATCAGGTCGCCCTCCGTCCCGCAATCGACCCGCACCACGTCCCCCCGCGTCGTCACCGTGCGGGTGATGGTCATCGCCTCGGTGGCGAGCGCGGTCAGGGTCGCGCTGCGGCGGTTGGCGACGTAGAGCGTCGCCTCGTCGGGGGAGAGCGCGCTGCCCTCCGGCCCCAGCCCGGTCGCGACGATGCGCGGGCCCTCCGCCGGCGCGAAGGGCCTGACCCGGCTCACGGTGTTCGACAGGATGCTGACGACGTAGGCCGTCTCGCCGTCCCGCGACAGGGAGAAGAGGTGGCCCTTGATGCCGCCGGTCGCCACCGCCCGGTCCGGGCGCTCGGCCCGCGCCGGCGCGTCGAAGCCGAGGAGCACGTCGCGATCCTCGCTCAGCACGAACAGGCGGTCCCCGGCATCGAGCCGGATGCCGTGCAGGCGCCGGAACGGCGCGCAATCGATCGTGCGGGCGAGGCTCCGCGCGGCGAGATCGACGACGTAGACGGCGTCTCCCCCCGGGCCCGGCGTGGTCGAGGACTTGGCGCCGTATTGGGCGACGTAGGCGCGGGCCCCGGCCCGATCGACGACGAATTCGTGCGGGTATTCCCCCGGCAACTCGACCCGGCCCGTGCGCCGGCCGGTGGCGAGCTCGTAGAAGCCCAGGGCGCGGTCGCCCTTCTCCATCACCAGGAGGGTGTCGGAGCGGCCGGCTTCGCCGGTCCGGGTCGGGCCGGCCTGGGCCCGGGCGGAGCCCTGCGTCAGGGCGAGGGCGGCGAGGCCGGTCAGGCAGGTGCGGCGGTCGATGGCGGGGGGCATGCGGGTTCCTCGATCGTCCCCGACACAACCCGGAGGTGACGCGGCGGTTCGCCCCGCGCACGAGCGTGTCGCGCCCGCCACACCGCCCGGCGATCGTCGAGGAACCGGCAGAAGGTCGCATCGCCGTTACGCGAGAACGGGCAGGTATCCG from Methylobacterium aquaticum encodes:
- a CDS encoding DUF1244 domain-containing protein; its protein translation is MDGIDEKTRTELEAAVFRRLVSHLQGRTDVQNIDLMNLAGFCRNCLSNWLKDAADTRGLPLTKDQSREHVYGMPYDEWKARHQNEATPEQAAAFAARAETH
- a CDS encoding DUF2312 domain-containing protein, which gives rise to MPDADVASSGVAAEELKQFIERIERLEEEKAGLQGDIKDVMLELKGRGFDVKAVRTILRLRKKDHSERQEEEAILELYMQALGMA
- a CDS encoding DUF3095 domain-containing protein, which translates into the protein METPTQAEPGGFRYADLTPATDFLTILDDALYRAVPEGWWVAVTDVVDSSGAIAAGRYRAVNFVGAAVIAALRNALGRREMQQDLAFVFGGDGASVLVAPGEDAAAREALAATVTWARDAMGLSLRAALVPVAAIRAAGHAVEVARYAPSPDVAYAMFMGGGLAFAERALKQGLYAVAPAQAGTQPDLTGLTCRFEPARARHGLILSILVVAAEGADRDAARAAIADVVRLAAEAPSRGHPLPPGGPALHWPPPGFSHEVRARGPLWGSLLLRRLHLLGATVVAHLIFRFGLRVGGFSAPRYLDELVANADFRKYDDGLRMTLDCGPDLAARIEARLEAAEAAGLVRFGLHRQAAALTTCITPVAALRDHVHFVDGEDGGYARAAQALKAKEAARRADGQPGSATRAAGADPGTESARRPV
- a CDS encoding YncE family protein, with product MPPAIDRRTCLTGLAALALTQGSARAQAGPTRTGEAGRSDTLLVMEKGDRALGFYELATGRRTGRVELPGEYPHEFVVDRAGARAYVAQYGAKSSTTPGPGGDAVYVVDLAARSLARTIDCAPFRRLHGIRLDAGDRLFVLSEDRDVLLGFDAPARAERPDRAVATGGIKGHLFSLSRDGETAYVVSILSNTVSRVRPFAPAEGPRIVATGLGPEGSALSPDEATLYVANRRSATLTALATEAMTITRTVTTRGDVVRVDCGTEGDLILANYAEKSLSLLDPALKEMAVVPLGAAPVALARHPSSPLAFAALEDDRIAVVGLDGRRVQGTLATGREPDVMVVLPG